From Nguyenibacter vanlangensis, one genomic window encodes:
- the trbG gene encoding P-type conjugative transfer protein TrbG, whose product MTPPISMEAGGPASRLSVSQQKREGGIAPFRKAGLAALLLSVSALGGCAHKFIPPDINYDSAVPAKLTVDPPAPVKIVELPKPLPLPGQLKPLNTGKPVPEAPDPAVRVNQANAAARIQPVRNGFINAVQVYPYSAGALYQAYTAPGEITDIALQEGEQLVGTGPVAAGDTVRWIIGDTESGAGATKKVHILVKPIRPELVTNLVINTDRRTYLLELRSTEKTYMASVSWQYPEDQLIALRQQNAAAETAAPIATGVDLVAINFRYAIEGDSPAWRPLRAFDDGQKVFIEFPSGIRQGEMPPLFVIGPAGGSELVNYRVRQNYYIVDRLFAAAELRLGDKDSERRVRIVRTDGRPRS is encoded by the coding sequence ATGACCCCGCCGATTTCCATGGAAGCCGGCGGTCCGGCTTCACGTCTTTCAGTCTCTCAGCAGAAGCGGGAAGGAGGCATTGCGCCTTTCCGTAAAGCCGGCCTTGCGGCTTTGCTGCTCTCCGTCTCAGCGCTCGGCGGCTGCGCGCATAAGTTCATCCCGCCGGACATCAACTACGACAGCGCCGTGCCGGCGAAGCTCACCGTCGATCCGCCCGCGCCGGTCAAGATCGTCGAGCTGCCGAAGCCCTTGCCGCTGCCCGGCCAGTTGAAGCCGCTCAACACGGGTAAGCCCGTCCCAGAAGCGCCCGATCCCGCCGTGCGCGTCAATCAGGCGAATGCGGCCGCTCGCATCCAGCCAGTCCGCAATGGCTTCATCAACGCCGTGCAGGTCTATCCCTATTCGGCGGGCGCGCTCTACCAGGCCTACACGGCGCCCGGCGAGATCACCGACATCGCCCTGCAGGAGGGCGAGCAGCTCGTTGGCACAGGTCCGGTCGCGGCCGGCGATACGGTGCGCTGGATCATCGGCGACACCGAAAGCGGCGCGGGTGCGACCAAGAAGGTCCATATCCTCGTGAAGCCCATCCGGCCCGAGCTGGTGACGAACCTCGTCATCAACACCGATCGTCGGACCTACCTGCTGGAGCTGCGCTCGACCGAGAAGACCTACATGGCCTCGGTCTCCTGGCAGTACCCGGAAGATCAGCTCATCGCGCTGCGCCAGCAGAATGCCGCAGCCGAGACGGCCGCGCCGATCGCCACCGGCGTCGACCTCGTCGCGATCAACTTCCGCTATGCGATCGAGGGCGATAGTCCCGCCTGGCGGCCGCTGCGCGCCTTCGACGATGGCCAGAAGGTCTTCATCGAGTTCCCGTCGGGCATCCGCCAGGGCGAGATGCCGCCGCTCTTCGTCATCGGTCCAGCCGGCGGCTCCGAGCTGGTGAATTACCGGGTCAGGCAGAACTACTACATCGTCGATCGCCTGTTCGCCGCGGCCGAGTTGCGCCTCGGCGATAAAGACAGCGAGCGGCGGGTCCGCATCGTCCGCACCGACGGAAGGCCGCGGTCATGA
- the trbF gene encoding conjugal transfer protein TrbF, producing the protein MALFRRSTVRYGRTPEPETPYQRAAQAWDDRIGSARVQAKNWRLMAFGSLALSMGLAGGLVWQSTHGSIVPWVVQVDKLGQAQAVTAATPDYTPSDPQIAWYLAHFVEMVRSLPADPIIVRQNWLQAYDFTSTSGSQALNDYARANDPFGKLGHQQIAIDVSSVIRASPSSFRVEWVEHRYQDGALADNSRWTAILTVAIQTPTSADVLRKNPLGIYVTAINWSKELGQ; encoded by the coding sequence ATGGCGCTCTTCCGCCGATCCACCGTCCGTTACGGCCGCACGCCGGAACCCGAAACGCCCTATCAGCGCGCTGCGCAGGCGTGGGACGATCGCATCGGCTCGGCCCGCGTGCAGGCGAAAAACTGGCGCCTGATGGCCTTCGGCTCGCTGGCGCTCTCGATGGGCCTCGCTGGCGGCCTCGTCTGGCAATCGACCCATGGCAGCATCGTCCCCTGGGTGGTCCAGGTCGACAAGCTGGGCCAAGCGCAAGCGGTCACGGCCGCCACGCCCGACTATACCCCTAGCGATCCCCAGATCGCCTGGTATCTCGCCCACTTCGTCGAGATGGTCCGCTCGCTGCCGGCCGATCCCATCATCGTGCGGCAGAACTGGCTCCAGGCCTACGACTTCACCAGCACCTCAGGATCCCAGGCGCTCAACGACTATGCCCGCGCGAACGACCCGTTCGGCAAGCTCGGCCATCAGCAGATCGCCATCGACGTCTCGAGCGTCATCCGCGCCTCGCCGTCGAGCTTCCGCGTCGAGTGGGTCGAGCACCGCTACCAGGACGGCGCGCTCGCCGACAACTCGCGCTGGACCGCGATCCTCACCGTCGCGATCCAAACGCCAACCTCCGCCGACGTGCTCCGCAAGAACCCGCTCGGCATCTACGTCACCGCCATCAACTGGTCGAAGGAGCTGGGACAATGA
- the trbL gene encoding P-type conjugative transfer protein TrbL, with product MNNVGVIDTFLNTFTTYIDSGFGLIKGEVTYLSSTLIVIDITLAGLFWAWGADEDILQRLVKKTLYIGFFAFIITNFNNLSAIVFNSFAGLGLKAGGSSISTADFLRPGKLAQVGLDAGQPLLDAASQMMGFTSFFANFVQIAVLMVSWLLVLIAFFILAVQLFVTLIEFKLTTLAGFILIPFALFNKTAFLAEKVLGNIVASGVKVMVLAVIVGIGTGLFSQFTQTYAGGQPTIEQALSVVLAALAMLGLGIFGPGIATGLVSGAPQLGAGAAVGTGLAVAGTAMAGAGALGLAGRGAMAAASGTAAAARGGAAMAGGASSAYSLASAGRSGASGVAAGLGGVGRAAASSAAAPIRRAAGRAAGSMRESFAAGARSSFAVTGGSSTQGTVGGEQKASGSGATDAGSNPSGPPAWARRMKQNQSMARGAQTAAQVLKSGDSHGGGHSVDLSGE from the coding sequence ATGAACAACGTCGGCGTCATCGACACCTTCCTCAACACCTTCACGACCTACATCGATTCCGGCTTCGGCCTGATCAAGGGCGAGGTCACCTATCTCTCCTCGACGCTGATCGTCATCGACATCACGCTGGCGGGCCTCTTTTGGGCCTGGGGCGCCGACGAGGACATCCTCCAGCGCCTGGTCAAGAAGACGCTCTACATCGGCTTCTTCGCCTTCATCATCACCAACTTCAACAACCTCTCGGCCATCGTCTTCAACAGCTTCGCCGGGCTTGGCCTCAAGGCCGGCGGCTCGTCGATCTCGACGGCTGATTTTCTCCGACCGGGGAAGCTCGCCCAGGTCGGCCTCGATGCGGGCCAGCCGCTGCTCGACGCCGCCAGCCAGATGATGGGCTTCACCAGCTTCTTCGCGAACTTCGTGCAGATCGCGGTGCTGATGGTCTCGTGGCTGCTCGTGCTGATCGCCTTCTTCATCCTGGCGGTGCAGCTCTTCGTCACGCTGATCGAGTTCAAGCTGACGACACTCGCCGGCTTCATCCTCATTCCCTTCGCGCTCTTCAACAAGACCGCCTTCCTGGCCGAGAAGGTGCTCGGCAACATTGTCGCCTCCGGCGTGAAGGTGATGGTGCTGGCCGTTATCGTCGGCATCGGCACGGGTCTCTTCTCGCAGTTCACCCAGACCTATGCCGGCGGCCAGCCGACGATCGAGCAGGCGCTCTCCGTGGTGCTCGCGGCGCTGGCCATGCTCGGCCTTGGCATCTTTGGACCCGGCATCGCCACGGGCCTCGTCTCCGGCGCGCCCCAGCTCGGCGCCGGCGCTGCGGTCGGGACCGGACTCGCGGTCGCTGGCACGGCAATGGCCGGCGCGGGTGCGCTCGGCCTGGCCGGGAGGGGAGCGATGGCCGCGGCCTCGGGCACGGCTGCCGCCGCCCGTGGCGGCGCTGCGATGGCCGGCGGCGCATCCTCGGCCTACAGCCTGGCCTCGGCAGGCCGGTCCGGCGCTTCGGGCGTGGCCGCCGGCCTCGGCGGTGTCGGCCGGGCCGCCGCATCGTCTGCGGCAGCGCCCATTCGGCGCGCGGCGGGCCGTGCCGCCGGCTCGATGCGTGAAAGCTTCGCCGCCGGCGCCCGCTCCAGTTTCGCGGTCACCGGCGGCTCATCCACCCAAGGCACGGTTGGCGGCGAGCAGAAGGCAAGCGGCAGCGGCGCGACCGATGCCGGCTCGAACCCGTCAGGCCCGCCCGCCTGGGCCCGCCGCATGAAGCAGAACCAGTCGATGGCGCGCGGCGCCCAGACCGCCGCCCAGGTCCTCAAGTCCGGCGATAGCCATGGCGGCGGCCATTCCGTCGATCTCTCGGGAGAATAG
- the trbK-alt gene encoding putative entry exclusion protein TrbK-alt codes for MLGRSEIFRAAAIVVLIAAFIATLFAINRRPSTPAAEIAPTIAPPASDDLTAELRRCSALGPQDAEDARCVAVWEENRRRFFGRPARPLPPSPPPTTTMGAVAPATPSSGDAR; via the coding sequence ATGCTGGGCCGGTCGGAGATCTTCCGCGCCGCTGCGATCGTCGTGCTGATCGCAGCCTTCATCGCGACCCTCTTCGCGATCAACCGGCGTCCCTCCACGCCGGCCGCGGAGATCGCTCCAACCATTGCCCCGCCCGCTTCCGATGACCTCACGGCCGAGCTGCGCCGCTGCAGCGCGCTCGGGCCCCAGGACGCCGAGGATGCGCGTTGCGTGGCGGTCTGGGAGGAGAACCGCCGGCGCTTCTTCGGCAGGCCGGCGCGGCCGCTGCCGCCATCACCGCCCCCCACGACGACGATGGGCGCCGTCGCGCCGGCCACCCCATCGTCAGGAGACGCGCGATGA
- the trbJ gene encoding P-type conjugative transfer protein TrbJ produces the protein MIKRHLLAAASAVALSLGIAAPPASAQWIVYDPTNFSQNVLTAARELQQITNQITMLNNQATSLINQARNLANLPMSTLTQLQSSIAQTQSLLSQAQNISFNVQRIQTAYSTSYGSAAGTGSTATMVANAQTRWQNSVAAFEDSLKIQAGVVGNITTNSSAMTSLVTASQSATGALQAAQAGNQLLALQSQQLSDVVAVLSAKSRADALEQARVAAAEAQGQQNYKNFSTRSGYQPGNVTMFSGN, from the coding sequence ATGATCAAGCGGCACCTTCTGGCGGCGGCAAGCGCCGTCGCATTGTCGTTGGGCATCGCCGCGCCGCCGGCGTCGGCGCAGTGGATCGTCTACGACCCGACCAATTTCAGCCAGAACGTGCTGACCGCGGCCCGCGAGCTGCAGCAGATCACCAACCAGATCACCATGCTGAACAATCAGGCGACGAGCCTGATCAATCAGGCCCGCAATCTCGCCAACCTGCCGATGTCGACGCTGACCCAGCTTCAGTCGTCGATCGCCCAGACGCAGTCGCTGCTCAGCCAGGCACAGAACATTTCGTTCAACGTGCAGCGCATCCAGACGGCCTATTCGACCAGCTACGGCTCGGCGGCAGGCACGGGTTCCACCGCCACCATGGTCGCCAACGCCCAAACGCGTTGGCAGAACTCGGTGGCAGCGTTCGAGGACTCGCTCAAGATCCAGGCCGGCGTGGTCGGCAACATCACGACCAATTCCAGCGCCATGACCTCGCTGGTCACGGCCAGCCAGAGTGCGACCGGCGCCTTGCAGGCCGCGCAGGCCGGCAACCAGCTCCTCGCACTGCAATCGCAGCAGCTCTCCGACGTCGTGGCGGTGCTTTCCGCGAAGAGCCGCGCCGATGCCCTGGAGCAGGCGCGCGTCGCCGCCGCCGAGGCGCAGGGCCAGCAGAACTACAAGAATTTCTCGACGCGCAGCGGCTACCAGCCCGGCAACGTCACCATGTTCTCCGGCAATTGA
- the trbE gene encoding conjugal transfer protein TrbE has translation MLNLAEYRHRPAGLADFLPWAALVEEGVVLNKDGSFQRTARFRGPDLDSATPAELVGVTARLNNALRRLGSGWAIFVEAQRIAAQTYPHSTFPDPASALVDLERQDAFEEAGAHFESRYFLTFVWLPPAEDASRIEGFLYEGRSQSGVDPWELLRGFIDRTNRVLQLVEGFMPEVAWLDDGDTLTYLHSTISTRQQRVRVPETPMHLDALLADEPLAGGLEPRLGSHHLRTLTVVGFPTATHPGILDELNRLAFPYRWSTRAILLDKTEAVKLLTKIRRQWFAKRKSIAAIVKEVMTNEASTLVDSDAANKAADADLALQELGSDDVGQAYVTATVTVWDEDPGLAAEKLRLVEKVIQGRDFTCMPEGVNALEAWLGSIPGHAYANVRQPPVSTLNLAHMIPLSAVWAGPARDEHFQAPPLLFGKTEGSTPFRLSLHVGDVGHTLIVGPTGAGKSVLLSLMAMQFRRYRNNQIFAFDFGGSIRTAALAMGGDWHDLGGSLSAGSEHSVSLQPLARIDDQAERAWAAEWVTAILAKEGVTIDPTAKEHVWSALTSLASSPVGERTITGLAVLLQSTALKQALQPYCVGGPSGRLLDAESEQLGSASVQAFETEGLIGAGAAPAVLTYLFHRIEGRLDGRPTLLIIDEGWLVLDDPAFAQQLREWLKTLRKKNASVVFATQSLSDIDGSNIAPAIVESCPTRIFLPNERAIEPQITAIYRRFGLNDRQIEILARATPKRDYYCQSRRGNRLFELGLGPVALAFCAASSKQDHAAIERVIAESGREAFTPTWLADRELLWAADLIPELTNLETSS, from the coding sequence ATGCTCAACCTCGCCGAATATCGCCATCGCCCCGCCGGTCTCGCCGACTTCCTGCCCTGGGCCGCGCTCGTTGAGGAGGGTGTGGTCCTCAACAAGGACGGCTCGTTCCAGCGTACGGCCCGTTTCCGCGGGCCGGATCTTGACAGCGCGACGCCGGCCGAACTTGTCGGCGTCACCGCGCGGCTGAACAATGCGCTGCGCCGCCTCGGTTCCGGCTGGGCGATCTTCGTCGAGGCGCAGCGGATTGCCGCCCAAACCTATCCGCACTCGACCTTCCCCGATCCGGCATCGGCGTTGGTCGATCTCGAACGGCAGGACGCCTTCGAAGAGGCGGGCGCGCACTTCGAGAGCCGCTATTTCCTGACCTTCGTTTGGCTGCCACCAGCCGAGGACGCGTCCCGCATCGAGGGCTTTCTCTACGAAGGCCGTTCGCAGAGCGGCGTTGATCCGTGGGAGTTGCTACGCGGCTTCATCGATCGGACTAACCGCGTCCTGCAACTGGTCGAAGGCTTTATGCCCGAGGTCGCCTGGCTAGATGACGGCGACACACTCACCTATCTGCACTCGACCATCTCGACCCGCCAGCAGCGCGTCCGCGTCCCCGAGACGCCGATGCACCTCGACGCGTTGCTCGCCGACGAACCGCTCGCCGGTGGCCTCGAGCCGCGTCTCGGATCGCATCACCTGCGCACCCTCACCGTAGTCGGATTCCCGACCGCGACCCATCCGGGCATCCTCGACGAATTGAACCGGCTGGCTTTCCCCTACCGCTGGTCCACCCGCGCGATCCTCCTCGACAAGACCGAGGCGGTGAAGCTGCTGACCAAGATCCGTCGGCAGTGGTTCGCCAAGCGCAAGTCCATCGCCGCGATCGTCAAGGAGGTGATGACCAACGAGGCCTCGACATTGGTCGACAGCGACGCGGCCAATAAGGCGGCCGACGCGGACCTGGCGCTGCAGGAACTCGGCTCCGACGATGTCGGCCAGGCCTATGTCACCGCCACGGTCACCGTCTGGGACGAGGACCCCGGCCTCGCCGCCGAGAAGCTCCGCCTCGTCGAGAAGGTAATCCAGGGCCGCGACTTCACTTGCATGCCGGAAGGCGTGAATGCGCTGGAGGCCTGGCTCGGGTCCATCCCCGGCCACGCCTACGCCAACGTCCGCCAGCCGCCGGTCTCGACGCTTAACCTGGCGCACATGATCCCGCTCTCGGCTGTCTGGGCCGGTCCAGCCCGCGACGAGCATTTCCAGGCGCCGCCGCTGCTCTTCGGCAAGACCGAAGGCTCGACGCCGTTCCGCCTCAGCCTGCATGTCGGCGACGTCGGTCACACCCTGATCGTCGGGCCGACCGGCGCCGGCAAGTCCGTGCTGCTGTCGCTGATGGCGATGCAGTTCCGCCGTTATCGCAACAACCAGATCTTCGCCTTCGATTTCGGCGGCTCGATCCGCACCGCCGCGCTCGCCATGGGCGGCGATTGGCACGATCTCGGCGGCAGTCTGTCGGCGGGATCGGAGCATTCGGTCTCGCTTCAACCGCTGGCGCGGATTGACGATCAGGCCGAGCGGGCCTGGGCAGCGGAATGGGTGACGGCGATCCTCGCCAAGGAAGGCGTCACGATAGACCCGACCGCAAAGGAGCATGTCTGGTCGGCGCTGACGTCGCTGGCTTCTTCCCCGGTGGGCGAGCGGACCATCACCGGCTTGGCGGTGCTGCTGCAATCGACGGCGCTGAAGCAGGCGCTCCAGCCCTATTGCGTTGGAGGGCCGTCCGGTCGGTTGCTCGACGCCGAGAGCGAGCAGCTTGGCTCGGCGTCAGTCCAGGCATTCGAGACCGAGGGGTTGATCGGCGCCGGCGCGGCGCCCGCAGTCCTGACCTACCTGTTCCATCGCATCGAGGGCCGCCTCGATGGTCGGCCGACGCTGCTCATCATCGATGAGGGCTGGCTCGTCCTCGACGATCCGGCTTTCGCGCAGCAGCTTCGGGAATGGCTGAAGACGCTGCGCAAGAAGAACGCTTCCGTCGTCTTCGCCACCCAGTCGCTCTCCGACATCGACGGCAGCAACATCGCACCTGCCATCGTCGAGAGCTGCCCGACCCGCATCTTCCTGCCGAACGAGCGGGCGATCGAGCCGCAGATCACGGCGATCTATCGGCGCTTTGGTCTTAACGACCGCCAGATCGAGATCCTCGCGCGGGCGACGCCAAAGCGCGACTACTACTGCCAATCCCGCCGCGGCAATCGCCTGTTCGAACTCGGGCTTGGACCCGTCGCGCTCGCCTTCTGCGCCGCATCCTCCAAGCAGGACCACGCCGCAATCGAGCGCGTCATCGCCGAGAGCGGCCGTGAGGCCTTCACGCCCACCTGGCTCGCCGATCGCGAGCTTCTTTGGGCGGCCGATCTCATCCCCGAGCTGACCAACCTGGAGACGTCATCATGA
- a CDS encoding VirB3 family type IV secretion system protein: MAAIVDPEVPGFFAPVHRALTDPILMGGAPRTVAIANGTLAAAIALGLRLWIPGALIWAVGHAAAVWAAKRDPQFVDVVRRHLRYPAHLGV; encoded by the coding sequence ATGGCCGCGATCGTCGATCCCGAAGTGCCCGGCTTCTTCGCGCCGGTCCATCGCGCACTTACCGACCCGATCCTGATGGGCGGGGCGCCACGGACTGTCGCGATCGCCAACGGCACGCTGGCGGCGGCGATCGCGCTCGGCCTCCGACTCTGGATCCCCGGTGCGCTCATTTGGGCCGTCGGGCATGCCGCCGCCGTCTGGGCGGCGAAGCGCGACCCGCAGTTTGTAGACGTGGTGCGCCGCCACCTTCGTTATCCCGCACATCTGGGGGTCTGA
- a CDS encoding TrbC/VirB2 family protein codes for MHRRALDVITFAALSLTFAPAAYASGSSMPWETPLNSILESVQGPVAKIISVIIITVTGLTLAFGDTSGGFRRLIQIVFGLSIAFAASSFFLSFFSFSGGALV; via the coding sequence ATGCATCGGCGCGCTCTCGACGTCATCACCTTCGCTGCGCTCTCGCTGACTTTCGCTCCGGCGGCCTATGCCTCCGGCTCCTCCATGCCGTGGGAGACGCCGCTCAACTCGATCCTGGAGTCGGTGCAAGGCCCGGTCGCCAAGATCATCTCGGTGATCATCATCACCGTGACCGGCCTGACGCTCGCCTTCGGCGATACCTCGGGCGGCTTCCGCCGGCTGATCCAGATCGTCTTCGGTCTCTCGATCGCCTTCGCGGCGTCAAGCTTCTTCCTCTCGTTCTTCTCGTTCAGCGGCGGGGCGCTGGTCTGA